A DNA window from Daucus carota subsp. sativus chromosome 3, DH1 v3.0, whole genome shotgun sequence contains the following coding sequences:
- the LOC108214185 gene encoding receptor-like serine/threonine-protein kinase ALE2, producing MVLMVQFVYLVVKGLAILLLLQESAGSSTAPSLSQANFGSNPIREEVVHPDPPWRQSRRTSGSPEFQPNAAPVKNVQGIVPSLSFSTSHGKPPHVEGPNLAPEDPAPLFNSPQNPPATQPVMQQTMTPDSRAPLYVPINPEQMAPPPEEILQIPPSDDPLAQKITPSSFPVPAASPPLNLLIEPLPNQRGAQGIPPSNSPVPSASPSSKLPSYSAPVRPLLPEFPPSNSPGPDISSVATPLPIFKQKGGGKPIAAPSNGTPKQVSPLDSPTKAPVQSFPKGSSVAPLPHLKMESSSASTSKDPDVALVSTRPPSFDQKRVKMPVAAPSKGILKQLSPLDHSSSEGLRSPIPVQSTSFYRHPHARKSVTSAVPPTNKGNDWKKNGLAVAVPSYGSPKKLLPQVNNPVKANAAPPSYSPKVYEDSRQKSNALPTLNAAKSALPPVSPPRVPASQEMTIPPFPPQNSPSGTSSPENPMVPYLPHIPELRPPPLSEDCESLSCREPFTNNPSGSPCGCVLAMQVGLRLDLPLYAFFPLVSDLAADISRGIVMKQSQVRIMGANADSQNQEKTVVLLDLVPFGAKFDNSTAYLIYKKFYQKEVAIEPLYFGNYEILYMRYPGLPASPPALSTFGGEAYSGQGSKKRPFKPLAVDVNRQRHKKGLKGSVIAMIVLVASLSLILCCAVAWVMLFRHRREKAQPELNLTSPTPSLEESLRFAVSKISTGLSSISPTYKSGLSPYTGTAKTFTVIDIERATDSFNASRIIGEGGFGIVYSGVLDDGTKVAVKVLKRDNQQGGREFLAEVEMLSRLHHRNLVKLVGICMEEHARCLVYELIANGSVESHLHGFDKTDAPLDWNARLKVALGAARGLAYLHEDSSPRVIHRDFKSSNILLEHDFTPKVSDFGLARIGSDEENKHISTRVMGTFGYVAPEYAMTGHLLVKSDVYSYGVVLLELITGRKPVDMSRPTGQENLVTWARPLLTSKEGLELMLDKSLSPDFPFESFAKVAAIASMCVQPEVSDRPFMSEVVQALKLICNELCTTNNFESRFCSPEQISTYFDARPSTASGYMPYHLQSPFSDVEWGLRASEVFSSSARFDRTGSRPFRGHSSPGPMRNRRTLPFLSRIKGWSGGSTSNQRAILGLWSRSN from the exons ATGGTTTTGATGGTGCAATTTGTTTACCTGGTGGTGAAAGGCTTGGCTATTCTATTGTTACTTCAGGAATCCGCAG GAAGTTCAACAGCGCCATCACTATCTCAAGCGAATTTCGGTTCCAATCCTATAAGAGAAGAAGTCGTTCACCCTGACCCTCCTTGGAGGCAatcaagaagaacttcaggcagTCCAGAATTTCAGCCGAATG CTGCACCTGTCAAAAATGTTCAGGGCATTGTGCCATCCTTGTCTTTCAGCACTTCTCATGGGAAGCCACCACATGTGGAGGGACCTAACTTGGCGCCAGAAGATCCAG CACCTCTGTTCAACTCACCTCAAAATCCACCAGCAACCCAACCTGTTATGCAACAAACTATGACCCCAGATAGTAGGGCTCCGCTATATGTACCTATTAATCCAG AACAAATGGCACCACCGCCAGAGGAGATACTACAAATACCACCAAGCGATGATCCTCTTGCACAAAAAATTACGCCGTCTAGTTTTCCTG TGCCTGCTGCATCACCTCCTCTCAACTTGCTGATAGAACCATTGCCTAACCAGCGAGGAGCACAAGGAATACCTCCATCGAATTCACCAG TTCCTTCTGCATCACCGTCAAGCAAATTGCCAAGTTATTCAGCACCAGTGCGCCCGTTATTACCTGAATTTCCTCCATCTAATTCCCCAG GGCCTGATATCTCATCTGTAGCAACTCCTCTACCTATCTTTAAGCAGAAAGGGGGTGGGAAACCAATTGCTGCACCATCAAATGGTACTCCTAAGCAGGTATCACCTCTGGACTCCCCCACAAAAG CTCCAGTGCAATCCTTCCCAAAGGGCTCTTCAGTTGCTCCCCTACCTCATTTAAAAATGGAGTCGTCTTCAGCATCAACCAGTAAAG ACCCTGATGTCGCTCTAGTATCAACACGTCCACCAAGCTTTGACCAGAAAAGGGTTAAAATGCCAGTTGCTGCACCGTCTAAAGGAATCCTCAAACAGTTGTCACCCTTGGACCATTCCTCCTCAGAAG GATTACGTTCCCCCATACCTGTACAATCAACCTCATTTTATAGGCATCCTCATGCGAGAAAAAGTGTTACCAGCGCTGTTCCACCAACTAACAAAG GCAATGACTGGAAAAAGAATGGGCTTGCAGTTGCTGTGCCATCATATGGAAGTCCCAAGAAGTTATTACCTCAGGTTAATAACCCTGTAAAAG CCAACGCTGCGCCCCCTTCATATTCCCCTAAAGTTTATGAAGATAGTAGGCAAAAGAGTAATGCTCTTCCAACCCTGAATGCAG CAAAAAGCGCTCTTCCACCTGTCTCACCACCTCGAGTACCTGCATCCCAAGAGATGACAA TACCCCCTTTTCCACCTCAGAATTCGCCTTCTGGTACTTCCTCACCAGAAAATCCAATGGTGCCTTACCTACCACATATTCCAGAGCTACGCCCTCCACCTCTTAGTGAAG ATTGCGAATCATTATCGTGCAGAGAGCCATTCACCAATAATCCTTCTGGATCTCCCTGTGGCTGTGTTTTGGCAATGCAAGTTGGGCTACGGCTTGACTTGCCGTTGTATGCATTCTTCCCTCTGGTATCAGACCTTGCTGCAGATATTTCTCGTGGGATAGTTATGAAACAAAGTCAAGTTCGTATCATGGGAGCAAATGCAGACAGCCAGAATCAAGAAAAGACTGTTGTCCTTTTAGACTTGGTGCCTTTTGGAGCAAAATTTGATAACTCTACAGcctatctaatatataaaaaattctatCAGAAGGAAGTGGCGATAGAACCTTTATATTTCGGCAATTATGAGATCTTATATATGCGTTATCCAG GGCTTCCTGCGTCTCCACCTGCCCTCTCAACCTTTGGTGGTGAGGCGTATTCTGGTCAGGGTAGCAAAAAGAGACCCTTTAAGCCTCTTGCGGTTGATGTCAATAGGCAGAGACATAAAAAGGGACTTAAAGGCAGTGTTATTGCAATGATAGTTTTGGTAGCCTCCCTGTCTCTGATTCTGTGTTGTGCAGTTGCATGGGTTATGTTGTTCAGACACAGAAGGGAAAAAGCCCAACCAGAGCTAAATCTAACTAGTCCAACGCCGTCACTGGAAGAATCCCTAA GATTTGCTGTTTCAAAGATTAGCACTGGCCTGAGTTCCATTTCACCAACGTATAAATCTGGTCTTTCCCCTTACACTGGAACCGCAAAGACCTTTACTGTAATAGACATTGAAAGAGCAACTGATAGCTTTAACGCTTCCAGAATAATAGGTGAAGGTGGTTTTGGTATTGTTTATAGTGGTGTTCTTGATGATGGCACAAAAGTGGCTGTCAAGGTGCTTAAGCGAGACAATCAACAAGGTGGTCGTGAGTTTCTGGCTGAAGTTGAAATGCTCAGCCGCCTTCATCACAGAAACTTGGTCAAGTTAGTGGGCATATGTATGGAGGAACATGCACGCTGCTTAGTATATGAACTAATTGCTAATGGGAGTGTGGAATCTCATTTACATG GATTTGACAAGACAGATGCTCCACTAGATTGGAATGCTCGCTTGAAGGTAGCACTCGGTGCAGCTCGAGGTCTAGCCTATCTGCATGAAGATTCAAGTCCACGAGTTATACACAGAGACTTTAAGTCTAGCAACATCTTGTTGGAACATGATTTTACACCGAAAGTCTCTGATTTTGGTTTAGCTCGAATTGGATCAGATGAGGAAAACAAACACATCTCAACTCGGGTCATGGGAACTTTCGG ATATGTTGCTCCAGAATATGCGATGACAGGACATCTTCTCGTAAAGAGTGATGTGTACAGTTATGGAGTAGTCCTACTAGAGCTGATAACAGGAAGAAAACCGGTAGATATGTCTCGACCAACTGGACAGGAAAACCTAGTTACTTGGGCACGTCCACTTCTGACAAGTAAAGAAGGTCTAGAGCTAATGTTGGACAAATCTTTGAGCCCTGATTTCCCTTTTGAAAGTTTTGCTAAAGTAGCAGCAATTGCTTCAATGTGTGTTCAGCCAGAAGTTTCTGATCGGCCTTTTATGAGCGAGGTTGTTCAGGCCTTGAAACTAATATGCAATGAGCTCTGCACAACGAATAACTTTGAGTCAAGATTTTGTAGCCCAGAGCAGATATCAACATATTTTGATGCTAGACCTAGCACCGCTTCTGGTTACATGCCATATCACTTGCAGTCTCCGTTTTCTGATGTTGAGTGGGGGCTTCGAGCATCTGAAGTTTTCAGTTCATCAGCAAGATTTGATAGGACGGGTTCAAGGCCATTTCGGGGGCACTCAAGTCCTGGTCCAATGAGAAATAGAAGAACCCTGCCATTTTTATCGCGAATAAAAGGATGGTCAGGAGGCAGCACAAGCAATCAAAGGGCAATTCTTGGATTATGGTCTAGATCAAATTAA